One Chloroflexota bacterium DNA window includes the following coding sequences:
- the prmC gene encoding peptide chain release factor N(5)-glutamine methyltransferase, with protein sequence MPRNATVQQALLWATSVLSAAGVPSPRLDAEVLLAHALEWKRARLYARPEWKLTADQQQSFQSFVERRHCREPVPYIIGHREFYGLDFIVDRRVLIPRPETELLVERALETAGCLGKDRLILADIGTGSGIIAVSLAIHLPDATVYATDAFAEALEVAACNIARHHLSHQVHLLLGDLLQPLPERINIIVANLPYVSVEHLASAPPDMVAYEPLAALDGGPDGLVHIRRLLTQAGQWLLPGGAILLEVGADQGQEVTEFAAQHYPGAKIELFQDYAGLDRIVRIQT encoded by the coding sequence ATGCCCAGAAATGCCACAGTGCAGCAGGCACTCTTGTGGGCCACTTCTGTTCTTTCTGCGGCTGGCGTCCCTTCTCCCCGGCTCGACGCTGAAGTCCTGTTGGCCCATGCATTGGAGTGGAAGCGAGCCCGCCTGTATGCTAGGCCAGAATGGAAATTGACGGCTGATCAGCAACAATCCTTCCAGTCGTTTGTAGAACGTCGGCATTGTCGAGAACCGGTGCCGTATATCATCGGGCATCGAGAGTTCTACGGACTTGATTTCATCGTGGACCGCAGAGTCCTCATCCCCCGTCCCGAAACCGAGCTGCTGGTAGAGCGCGCCCTAGAGACAGCCGGGTGCTTAGGGAAGGACAGGTTGATCCTGGCTGATATAGGCACAGGCAGTGGCATAATCGCTGTGAGCCTGGCCATACACCTTCCCGATGCAACAGTGTACGCGACGGATGCTTTTGCTGAGGCATTGGAAGTGGCTGCCTGCAATATTGCGCGTCATCATCTCTCGCATCAGGTGCATTTGCTTTTAGGGGATTTGCTCCAGCCCTTGCCTGAACGGATCAATATCATCGTAGCCAATTTGCCCTATGTCTCTGTGGAACATCTGGCCAGCGCGCCTCCAGATATGGTTGCTTACGAACCTCTAGCGGCTTTAGATGGAGGGCCAGATGGATTGGTGCATATTCGGCGTTTGTTAACCCAGGCTGGCCAGTGGCTTTTGCCAGGTGGAGCGATCCTGCTCGAGGTGGGGGCTGACCAGGGCCAGGAGGTTACAGAGTTTGCGGCGCAGCACTATCCTGGCGCAAAAATAGAGTTATTCCAGGATTATGCAGGATTAGATCGGATTGTGCGCATTCAGACGTGA
- a CDS encoding threonylcarbamoyl-AMP synthase, whose translation MTMLVLPISQPGSIEQAVAVLRAGQVIAFPTDTVYGVGAHGFMASAIEKLYDLKGRERQKAIPLLIARIEDLTTVAVDIPAIAWRLAERFWPGAVTLVLPKAATVLDVLTAGGNSVAVRLPGHDAILQLIATLGAPLAATSANLSGQPEAVTAEETQAIFGTQLALILDGGRCPGGVPSTVVDATVLPPRILRRGALAEEVEAFLFRFL comes from the coding sequence ATGACGATGCTGGTATTGCCGATTAGCCAACCAGGCAGCATAGAACAAGCTGTGGCCGTTTTGCGCGCTGGGCAGGTCATCGCCTTCCCTACTGACACAGTATACGGCGTGGGAGCACACGGTTTCATGGCCTCGGCCATCGAGAAGTTGTATGATCTAAAGGGGCGCGAGCGTCAGAAGGCTATTCCGTTGTTGATCGCGCGCATAGAAGATCTCACGACGGTGGCCGTTGACATACCCGCTATTGCCTGGCGCCTGGCGGAGCGCTTCTGGCCAGGTGCAGTGACATTGGTGCTGCCCAAAGCAGCGACGGTTCTGGACGTGCTTACCGCCGGTGGAAACTCCGTGGCGGTGCGCCTTCCAGGGCATGATGCGATATTGCAGCTCATCGCAACACTTGGGGCACCCTTAGCGGCAACCAGTGCCAATCTCTCGGGGCAACCTGAAGCGGTAACCGCTGAAGAAACGCAAGCGATCTTTGGCACTCAACTAGCATTGATCCTCGATGGTGGCCGTTGCCCAGGTGGAGTGCCATCCACAGTGGTAGATGCTACTGTGCTCCCACCGCGCATCCTCCGTCGTGGCGCGTTGGCTGAAGAGGTCGAGGCGTTTCTTTTTCGATTCTTATAG
- the prfA gene encoding peptide chain release factor 1 → MNTVSIVDKLAQIEQRYEELERLLADSEVATDYNRLRQYAQERADIADLVETYRHVKSIQQELEKTKSMLEDDLDDDIRVLVEQEIERLEFQESELQQKLRLLLLPKDPNDERNVIMEIRAGTGGEEAALFAADLYRMYARYAEAHGWKTELLSANVTGIGGFKEIIFEVQGKGAYSRLKHESGVHRVQRVPVTEASGRIHTSTATVAVLPEVDEVDVEIKPEDLHIEVFRSSGHGGQSVNTTDSAVRITHLPTGIVVSCQDERSQLQNKMRALSILRARLYDIERRALEEKVDAARRSQVGTGERSEKVRTYNFPQNRVTDHRINFSSYRLEEVLAGELDEFIEQLIAAEQAEKLRVAGIE, encoded by the coding sequence ATGAACACGGTATCTATTGTGGATAAATTAGCACAGATTGAACAGCGCTATGAGGAACTAGAGCGTCTGTTGGCTGATTCTGAGGTAGCCACGGACTATAATCGGCTGCGTCAATATGCCCAGGAGCGAGCTGACATCGCAGACCTGGTGGAAACCTATCGTCATGTCAAGTCAATCCAGCAAGAGCTGGAGAAGACCAAGAGCATGTTGGAAGATGATCTGGATGACGATATACGTGTTCTGGTCGAGCAAGAGATAGAGCGATTGGAATTCCAAGAAAGCGAACTGCAGCAGAAGCTGCGTCTGCTCCTCCTGCCTAAGGACCCCAATGATGAGCGGAATGTCATCATGGAGATCCGTGCCGGCACAGGAGGTGAAGAGGCAGCCTTGTTCGCGGCTGATCTATATCGCATGTATGCCCGTTATGCGGAAGCCCACGGTTGGAAGACAGAGTTGCTGAGCGCTAATGTGACGGGCATAGGAGGTTTCAAAGAGATCATCTTCGAGGTGCAGGGTAAGGGTGCTTATTCCCGATTGAAGCATGAAAGCGGCGTGCATCGGGTACAGCGTGTGCCTGTCACTGAAGCGAGCGGTCGCATTCATACCTCCACTGCAACGGTAGCAGTCTTGCCTGAAGTGGATGAGGTGGATGTGGAGATCAAACCGGAGGACTTGCATATTGAGGTCTTTCGCTCCAGTGGACATGGTGGCCAAAGCGTGAATACCACCGACTCTGCTGTACGCATCACCCATTTGCCCACTGGTATTGTTGTATCTTGTCAGGATGAACGATCCCAGTTACAAAATAAGATGCGTGCCCTGTCCATCCTTCGTGCGCGTCTATATGACATAGAACGGCGAGCACTTGAGGAAAAAGTGGATGCTGCGCGCCGTTCCCAGGTAGGCACGGGCGAACGGAGTGAAAAAGTCCGTACCTATAACTTTCCGCAGAATCGCGTTACCGACCACCGCATCAATTTCTCCAGCTATCGCCTCGAAGAGGTGCTAGCGGGGGAATTGGACGAGTTCATCGAGCAACTCATCGCGGCAGAACAGGCGGAGAAACTGCGTGTTGCTGGCATCGAATAA
- a CDS encoding twin-arginine translocase TatA/TatE family subunit, translating into MLRNIGPVELLILLLIVILIFGVGRVSEIGAALGKSIREFRREIRQSEEKTEAAEKETKEEE; encoded by the coding sequence ATGTTGCGCAATATTGGCCCAGTTGAATTGCTGATCTTGTTGCTGATCGTTATTCTCATCTTCGGTGTAGGACGGGTGAGCGAGATTGGCGCAGCACTGGGCAAAAGCATCCGCGAGTTCCGTCGAGAAATCCGCCAATCGGAAGAGAAGACGGAAGCCGCGGAGAAAGAGACAAAAGAAGAAGAGTAA